A stretch of the Vibrio stylophorae genome encodes the following:
- a CDS encoding efflux RND transporter periplasmic adaptor subunit: protein MKPTQNKNSFSKNKLALIIAGTLSVGVLLGWQIQSMSGHGGMHANGAQSDTDKQPLYWVAPMDASYRRDGPGKSPMGMDLVPVYEESGASADPAGTVRIDPSVVQNLGVRTVAVSQGPLEQSINSLGVIEFNPELQWQVNLRVSGWVDALKVNRVGERVKKGAPLFALYSPQWVKAQQEYLDALSDGRRHMIQAAYNRLIALGVDVESIAQLKKERQVSRSLWVRAPADGVIGDLAIVEGAYVAPQQMLLRAGSLNTVWVQAEVFEQQGYLIQTGDPVTMRVPALPGQRWQGRVDYRYPVVDGKTRAQTLRLVFENPDQTLLPNMYAALEIKPAGEANMLRVPRQAVIEDGHMSRVVLALGDGKYRSVRIEKAGESQDWVGVKQGLTLGQQVVTSAQFLLDSESSKSADFSRIEGAPDRQWVTGSVSAATDSPQQWILSHGPVSAWQWPAMVMPFTVADGVDTSVLKVGMPIRFAIEKQGDDYWIAEFDWQYQGAEKQTTMSSDGMNHDNMDHSQMDHAQMGHAQTEQDEMDHSQMGRSQMNHAQMDHAQMEQGEMDHSQMEHSQMNNSQMDHSQMDHGEMNHSAHEVTP, encoded by the coding sequence ATGAAGCCCACGCAGAATAAAAATAGTTTCTCTAAAAATAAATTGGCATTGATCATCGCAGGTACGCTGAGTGTGGGTGTGCTATTGGGTTGGCAAATTCAGAGTATGAGTGGCCATGGCGGCATGCATGCCAATGGCGCGCAAAGTGATACGGACAAACAGCCGCTTTATTGGGTCGCGCCCATGGATGCTAGTTATCGCCGAGATGGTCCGGGTAAATCGCCTATGGGCATGGATTTAGTGCCAGTTTATGAAGAATCTGGCGCAAGTGCTGATCCCGCTGGCACAGTGCGAATTGACCCGAGCGTGGTACAAAACCTTGGGGTGAGAACCGTCGCTGTGTCGCAAGGGCCGCTTGAGCAATCCATCAATAGTCTTGGCGTCATTGAGTTTAACCCTGAGCTGCAATGGCAAGTGAACTTGCGTGTCAGTGGTTGGGTTGACGCATTGAAAGTCAATCGTGTAGGTGAGCGGGTGAAAAAAGGTGCGCCGCTTTTTGCTTTGTATTCACCACAATGGGTCAAGGCGCAGCAAGAGTATTTGGATGCATTGTCTGATGGTCGCCGTCATATGATTCAAGCGGCTTACAATCGACTGATTGCCTTGGGCGTGGATGTAGAAAGTATCGCGCAACTTAAAAAAGAGCGGCAGGTTTCGCGCAGCTTGTGGGTTCGTGCGCCCGCCGATGGCGTGATTGGCGATCTTGCGATTGTCGAAGGGGCTTATGTTGCGCCGCAGCAGATGCTACTGCGAGCTGGCAGCCTCAATACCGTTTGGGTGCAAGCAGAAGTGTTTGAACAGCAAGGTTACCTGATTCAAACCGGCGATCCAGTGACCATGCGTGTTCCTGCGCTGCCCGGACAGCGCTGGCAAGGTCGTGTGGATTATCGCTATCCCGTGGTCGATGGAAAAACCCGCGCGCAAACCCTGCGTTTGGTATTTGAAAATCCAGACCAAACATTGCTACCCAATATGTATGCTGCGCTTGAAATTAAGCCCGCTGGTGAAGCCAATATGCTGCGCGTTCCAAGACAGGCGGTGATTGAAGATGGTCATATGAGCCGCGTGGTTTTGGCGCTGGGCGATGGAAAGTATCGCAGCGTGCGCATCGAAAAAGCAGGGGAGAGCCAAGATTGGGTCGGCGTGAAGCAAGGGCTGACCTTGGGTCAGCAAGTGGTGACCTCTGCGCAATTTTTGCTTGATTCTGAGTCCAGTAAAAGTGCCGATTTTAGCCGCATTGAAGGCGCGCCTGATCGCCAATGGGTCACTGGCAGCGTCTCTGCTGCAACAGACTCACCGCAGCAATGGATCTTAAGTCATGGCCCTGTGAGTGCATGGCAATGGCCTGCTATGGTGATGCCTTTTACTGTGGCAGATGGCGTGGATACCAGCGTGCTGAAAGTGGGGATGCCCATTCGTTTTGCCATTGAAAAACAGGGCGATGATTATTGGATTGCTGAATTTGATTGGCAGTATCAAGGCGCTGAGAAACAAACCACAATGTCTTCAGACGGTATGAACCATGACAATATGGATCACTCACAAATGGACCATGCGCAGATGGGGCATGCTCAGACGGAACAAGACGAGATGGACCACAGCCAAATGGGCCGTTCACAAATGAACCATGCACAGATGGATCATGCTCAGATGGAACAAGGCGAGATGGACCACAGCCAAATGGAACACTCGCAAATGAATAATTCACAGATGGATCATTCTCAAATGGATCATGGCGAGATGAATCATTCAGCGCATGAGGTGACACCATGA
- a CDS encoding TolC family protein: MQRNVLHVLHVNGFKTGPRTGVCLSFQTLTQLCMGLGLFILWMAYSPAAMAQSQQISTTQTLSFASLLAKAQQQDPEQQRLSHLGQAQQADALSQTGWLNPKVKVGVGGLPTDSFALDQDMMTNLSVGIMQPFNRGDSAEIAKQRSDIAQLQTVQQLSLRRLMLQQQLGQLWVEWVYRSKLDQLLQRQKQLLSQRVRDAKRNYELGRAEAEALAASELALSQTKQLQLSNAQMKAQIWAQLSQFVPHLAAQDSADMTLSYPDWQQLTLRLVDLPESVDEQLATLMPLWQQHPMLGQSAEQIALAQNQVAMAQTALDPQFAVELMYANRQAKTMSGERAPDLMSVALTMDMPLFDQTRQDQGVVSAKAKLAAAKAQRDLIGRQVQAQLQSALSQRQYLQLRLKQFHQQLLRDSQAQRRAIARGYEADRNTLMELIQAELAFNQQQQAALRLTADLALQQNQLAYLLGFDLDRASLAPRHAQEARDEAHAE, from the coding sequence ATGCAACGGAATGTCTTGCATGTATTGCACGTAAATGGCTTTAAAACAGGTCCAAGAACTGGCGTCTGTTTGTCATTTCAAACACTGACTCAGCTTTGTATGGGGCTTGGCTTGTTCATCCTATGGATGGCGTACAGTCCGGCTGCAATGGCACAGTCACAACAGATTTCAACCACGCAAACGCTCTCTTTTGCATCTCTACTGGCAAAGGCGCAGCAACAAGATCCCGAGCAGCAGCGTTTGAGCCATTTGGGCCAAGCGCAGCAAGCGGATGCATTGAGTCAAACGGGTTGGCTTAATCCGAAAGTGAAAGTCGGGGTTGGCGGCTTGCCGACCGACAGCTTTGCCCTAGACCAAGATATGATGACCAATCTTTCTGTGGGGATTATGCAGCCCTTTAACCGAGGCGATAGCGCAGAGATTGCAAAGCAGCGCAGCGATATTGCTCAGCTGCAAACCGTGCAACAACTATCACTTCGCCGTTTGATGCTGCAACAGCAATTGGGACAGCTTTGGGTCGAGTGGGTGTATCGCAGCAAGCTTGATCAGCTTTTGCAAAGGCAAAAGCAGCTTTTAAGCCAGCGTGTACGTGATGCCAAACGCAATTACGAACTGGGCCGAGCAGAGGCCGAAGCGCTTGCCGCCAGCGAATTAGCTTTGAGTCAAACCAAACAGTTGCAACTGAGTAATGCGCAAATGAAAGCGCAGATCTGGGCGCAGCTGAGCCAATTTGTACCGCATCTTGCAGCGCAGGATTCCGCTGATATGACATTGAGCTACCCCGATTGGCAGCAGCTAACATTGCGGTTGGTTGATTTACCTGAATCCGTGGATGAACAGCTCGCGACCTTAATGCCACTATGGCAGCAGCACCCCATGTTAGGGCAAAGTGCGGAGCAAATTGCACTGGCGCAAAATCAAGTGGCCATGGCGCAAACAGCCTTGGATCCACAATTTGCCGTAGAGCTGATGTATGCCAATCGGCAAGCCAAAACCATGTCTGGTGAGCGCGCACCCGATTTGATGAGTGTGGCGCTGACCATGGATATGCCACTTTTTGACCAAACGAGACAGGATCAAGGTGTGGTATCGGCCAAAGCCAAGCTGGCGGCGGCCAAGGCACAGCGCGATCTTATTGGTCGTCAAGTCCAAGCGCAGCTGCAAAGTGCGCTCAGTCAGCGTCAATATCTGCAGCTTCGTCTCAAGCAATTTCATCAGCAGTTACTGCGTGACAGCCAAGCCCAGCGCCGCGCCATTGCGCGCGGTTATGAAGCCGATCGCAACACGCTGATGGAACTCATCCAAGCTGAGTTGGCCTTCAATCAGCAGCAGCAAGCCGCGCTGCGCCTCACCGCAGATTTAGCGCTGCAACAAAACCAATTGGCCTATCTCTTAGGCTTTGATCTTGATCGCGCAAGCCTTGCGCCGCGTCATGCACAGGAGGCTCGTGATGAAGCCCACGCAGAATAA
- the ectA gene encoding diaminobutyrate acetyltransferase: protein MRDNLIAAAPWQHYSDILQKDPQSISFRQPKKEDGLAIHQLIAHSPPLDTNSTYCNFLQADHFRHTCIVCEQNCEIAGFISAYRKPEDPTTLFVWQVVVGETVRGLGIGYRMLTELLARDALADIQAIETTITDDNDASWALFRKLEKAHQLGHVSIFLDKENHFQAQHETEFLFRVPLAK from the coding sequence ATGAGAGATAATTTGATCGCCGCTGCACCGTGGCAACATTACTCGGATATTTTACAAAAAGATCCGCAATCAATCAGTTTTCGACAACCCAAAAAAGAGGATGGTCTCGCGATCCATCAACTCATCGCTCACTCACCACCACTCGATACCAACTCCACATATTGTAACTTCCTGCAGGCCGATCATTTTCGCCACACCTGCATTGTGTGTGAACAAAATTGCGAAATTGCAGGATTTATTTCCGCTTATCGTAAGCCGGAAGATCCCACCACCCTCTTTGTATGGCAAGTGGTGGTTGGCGAAACAGTACGTGGACTTGGCATCGGCTATCGCATGCTGACTGAGCTGCTTGCGCGTGATGCATTGGCTGATATTCAAGCCATTGAAACAACCATCACCGACGATAACGACGCCTCATGGGCACTGTTTCGCAAACTTGAAAAAGCGCATCAACTAGGCCACGTCAGCATCTTTCTCGACAAAGAGAACCACTTTCAAGCGCAGCACGAGACTGAATTTTTGTTTCGTGTACCCCTCGCTAAATAA
- the ectB gene encoding diaminobutyrate--2-oxoglutarate transaminase: MTIFKAKESNVQTYANSFPTRFTKAQGCWLFDDQGKRYIDFLAGAGALNYGHNHPELKKALIDYITADGVTHGLDMHTDAKANFIARFDEIILRPRHLDYRFQFTGPTGTNAVEAALKLARKVTGRANIVAFTNGFHGVSYGALAATGNQHHRGGAGVPLSGVSRIPYQGYAGIDGLSLFETQLSDRSSGLDKPAAVIVECVQGEGGLNVATPEWLKRLEQICRQHNILLIVDDIQAGCGRTGTFFSFEPSGIKPDLVVLSKSIGGYGLPMSIVLLKPELDQWAPGEHNGTFRGNNHAFVTAAKALDLFWQTNELSQHIDARAKQLNQHLQKQLKLHPELFVNLKGRGLMQGIACQNGDIASAISQACFERGMIIETAGPEGQVVKFFCPLTISEAEMEQGIHHFIEAAAKVAKAQNSHSRKAS, from the coding sequence ATGACTATTTTTAAAGCCAAGGAATCAAACGTTCAAACCTATGCCAACAGTTTTCCAACGCGATTTACCAAGGCGCAAGGCTGCTGGCTATTTGATGATCAAGGCAAACGCTACATCGATTTTCTTGCCGGTGCCGGTGCACTGAACTATGGCCATAACCACCCAGAGCTAAAAAAAGCACTCATCGATTACATTACAGCTGATGGTGTGACCCATGGTCTTGATATGCATACCGATGCCAAAGCCAATTTCATTGCCCGTTTTGATGAAATTATCCTGCGCCCACGCCATCTTGATTACCGTTTTCAATTTACTGGCCCAACGGGGACCAACGCAGTAGAAGCTGCGCTGAAACTCGCGCGTAAAGTCACGGGCCGCGCCAACATTGTTGCCTTTACCAATGGCTTTCATGGCGTTTCCTACGGCGCGCTCGCAGCCACAGGTAACCAGCACCATCGCGGCGGCGCTGGGGTACCCCTTTCAGGCGTCAGCCGCATTCCTTACCAAGGCTATGCCGGCATTGATGGGCTGAGCCTATTTGAAACGCAGCTTTCTGATCGCTCAAGTGGCCTTGATAAACCGGCGGCGGTCATTGTGGAGTGCGTGCAAGGTGAAGGCGGCCTCAATGTTGCAACGCCAGAATGGCTAAAGCGTCTTGAGCAGATCTGTCGCCAGCACAACATTCTGCTGATTGTGGATGATATTCAAGCAGGCTGTGGCCGAACCGGTACCTTCTTTAGTTTCGAGCCTTCAGGGATTAAACCCGATCTCGTGGTGCTGTCAAAGTCCATTGGTGGCTATGGCTTGCCTATGTCAATTGTGCTTTTAAAACCTGAGTTAGACCAATGGGCGCCTGGTGAGCATAACGGCACCTTCCGTGGCAATAACCATGCCTTTGTCACTGCGGCCAAAGCCTTGGATCTCTTCTGGCAAACCAATGAGCTCAGCCAGCACATTGACGCTCGTGCCAAGCAGCTCAATCAGCATCTACAAAAACAACTCAAATTACATCCAGAGCTCTTTGTCAACCTGAAAGGTCGCGGCTTAATGCAGGGCATTGCCTGTCAAAATGGCGATATCGCCTCAGCCATTAGCCAAGCTTGCTTTGAGCGCGGCATGATCATTGAAACCGCAGGCCCAGAAGGACAAGTGGTGAAGTTTTTCTGTCCGCTGACCATTAGCGAGGCTGAGATGGAGCAAGGAATTCATCATTTCATTGAAGCAGCAGCTAAAGTGGCAAAAGCGCAAAATAGCCATTCACGTAAAGCATCTTAA
- a CDS encoding ectoine synthase: MIVRTLKECQQSPRRVVSENWESVRMLLRDDKMGFSFHITTIYAGTETHIHYKNHLESVYCMSGYGEIEVVGGKTYPIEPGTLYILDQNDEHYLRAYQDAPMEMACVFNPPITGQEVHDEHGVYALVD; this comes from the coding sequence ATGATCGTTCGTACATTAAAAGAGTGTCAGCAGAGTCCGCGCCGCGTGGTGAGTGAAAACTGGGAAAGTGTTCGCATGCTACTGCGCGACGATAAGATGGGATTTTCCTTTCATATCACCACCATCTATGCGGGCACTGAAACCCATATCCATTACAAAAACCATTTAGAGTCCGTTTATTGCATGTCGGGCTATGGCGAAATTGAAGTAGTGGGTGGTAAAACTTACCCTATCGAGCCAGGGACACTTTATATTCTCGATCAAAATGATGAGCACTATTTACGTGCCTATCAAGACGCGCCAATGGAGATGGCTTGTGTGTTCAATCCCCCGATCACTGGCCAAGAGGTGCATGATGAGCATGGGGTGTATGCGCTTGTTGATTAA